From a region of the Mesomycoplasma ovipneumoniae ATCC 29419 genome:
- the mgtE gene encoding magnesium transporter, with amino-acid sequence MQNFEPKSSLLIDLVNNKKINQVREYTNQKPLSEVAEEVSKFSQFQRLLFFRMLDTVTAGEIFTFFSAEIQSELVISLPNEMMNQLLDELYADEIVELLDEVPDNVAKRILRNIDPDTRKRVNQLLQYNSNQIGSFMSVDIVYLSNELTCAQALEKIRKYKDISELVHYYYVVDSQKKMIGTATLEDIVFSDPNLNIEKIVFQVPFLVTTDKKEHAAEVFAKNDFSVLPVVNTAQRLIGMVTSDDIIDIVKEEATSDIYKLAGILPQEVEDSYLKTTIIQIVKSRVFWLIILMFGSTLSQFIIQQFTDAITENDSIKSIGLSSFITTIVSMIPVISGSAGNAGSQSATTIVRSISLKEINRSNFFSKVLLKEIGVGAIVGTVLMVLNFIRLVIYFTLSGEIKNSQIPENSISNLTIRDYVLIISFASSFSLLTVIIFSKILGAIIPMIAKATKRDPAVMSAPILATVTDSISTLIFFGVTIIIFLLL; translated from the coding sequence ATGCAAAATTTTGAACCAAAAAGTTCTTTGTTAATTGATTTAGTAAACAATAAAAAAATTAATCAAGTCCGTGAATACACAAACCAAAAACCACTTTCAGAAGTAGCTGAAGAAGTATCTAAATTTAGTCAGTTTCAGCGTCTTTTATTTTTTAGAATGCTAGACACCGTTACAGCCGGCGAAATTTTTACCTTTTTTTCAGCTGAAATTCAATCAGAATTAGTCATCAGTTTGCCAAATGAAATGATGAATCAACTTCTTGATGAACTTTATGCTGATGAAATTGTTGAGCTTTTAGATGAAGTTCCTGATAATGTTGCCAAACGAATTTTGCGCAATATTGATCCAGATACAAGAAAAAGAGTTAACCAACTTTTACAATATAATTCAAACCAAATCGGCTCTTTTATGTCGGTTGATATTGTTTATCTTTCAAATGAATTAACTTGTGCCCAAGCGCTTGAAAAAATCCGTAAATATAAAGATATTTCTGAATTGGTCCATTATTATTATGTTGTTGATTCGCAGAAAAAAATGATTGGCACTGCGACACTTGAAGATATAGTTTTTTCTGATCCTAATTTAAATATTGAAAAAATAGTTTTTCAAGTTCCTTTTTTAGTAACAACTGACAAAAAAGAGCATGCCGCTGAAGTTTTCGCTAAAAATGATTTTTCCGTTTTACCAGTTGTAAATACCGCCCAAAGATTAATCGGGATGGTTACAAGTGATGATATTATTGACATTGTTAAAGAAGAAGCAACAAGTGATATTTATAAATTAGCCGGAATTTTACCACAAGAAGTTGAGGATTCCTATCTTAAAACCACAATAATCCAAATTGTTAAATCCCGTGTTTTTTGACTAATAATTTTAATGTTTGGCTCAACCTTGTCGCAGTTTATTATTCAACAATTCACAGATGCAATTACCGAAAATGATTCAATTAAATCAATTGGCCTTTCATCTTTTATTACTACAATTGTCTCAATGATTCCGGTAATTTCTGGATCGGCCGGAAATGCTGGTTCCCAATCAGCAACAACAATTGTCCGCTCGATTTCACTAAAGGAAATTAATCGTTCTAATTTTTTCTCTAAGGTTCTTTTAAAAGAAATTGGCGTTGGAGCTATTGTTGGTACAGTTTTGATGGTTCTTAACTTTATACGGTTAGTAATTTATTTTACTCTCTCTGGCGAGATCAAAAACTCGCAAATTCCCGAAAATTCAATTTCAAATTTAACGATTCGCGATTATGTTTTAATTATTTCTTTTGCCTCATCATTTTCACTTTTAACTGTAATTATTTTTTCTAAAATTCTTGGTGCAATAATTCCAATGATTGCAAAAGCAACAAAAAGAGATCCTGCTGTTATGTCAGCGCCAATTTTAGCAACTGTAACAGATTCAATTTCTACTTTAATATTTTTTGGTGTAACAATTATTATTTTTTTATTATTGTAG
- a CDS encoding DUF2714 domain-containing protein, with product MKIFGTKKQANPTQFDTKTEFRDYYDLINHPNFISFDALMNLTLLVSSQKAKSSMKEKYQKKVIDSYKSTTELVFKNFVISWQRSSRFGSKGLVPIIAQVESSNVRASNFYSDSSDSRFSALLGNLNTLAWDFIANKSRFVEVVEGCIVFLDPQTKTLKVIFSEVSLASSLEDQNQPNKKR from the coding sequence ATGAAAATTTTCGGAACAAAAAAACAAGCAAATCCAACTCAATTTGATACAAAAACAGAATTTCGTGACTATTATGATTTAATTAATCACCCTAATTTCATTAGTTTTGATGCACTAATGAATTTAACTCTGCTTGTATCTTCGCAAAAAGCAAAATCCTCAATGAAAGAAAAATACCAAAAAAAAGTTATCGACTCTTATAAGTCAACCACAGAATTAGTGTTTAAAAATTTTGTTATTTCTTGGCAACGTTCAAGTCGTTTTGGTTCAAAAGGGCTTGTTCCGATAATTGCTCAGGTTGAATCTTCAAATGTTAGAGCAAGTAATTTTTATTCAGATAGTTCTGATTCAAGATTTTCAGCACTTCTTGGGAATCTAAACACACTTGCTTGAGATTTTATTGCCAATAAAAGCCGTTTTGTTGAAGTTGTCGAAGGATGCATTGTTTTTCTCGATCCGCAGACCAAAACACTTAAAGTTATTTTCAGCGAAGTCTCTTTGGCATCAAGTTTAGAAGATCAAAACCAACCAAATAAAAAACGATAA
- a CDS encoding PQ-loop domain-containing transporter: MTYITIIGWIAASLTSIIGLPLVINTFLAKKPPKVSLLSWWIYYLGIFGFALLGFAIRDLQVFIPQVFSGLSTFIFLAQIYIFKAKTTRRQLINFSFLSFALTVFLLILLLGIFFAAKISLGNLASYAKYLGIFAGFCVNIAFLPQTLLGIKNKTTKFIPLTFLLNLFLLNFAWLIYFFLQFVIEKNDVYLPSFIFQIIGFLISTIQLVAYFYQIKQQKKPFKINWI, encoded by the coding sequence ATGACATATATAACAATAATTGGTTGAATTGCAGCTTCATTAACTTCGATAATCGGTTTACCTTTAGTAATAAATACTTTTTTAGCAAAAAAACCACCAAAAGTTTCATTATTAAGCTGATGAATTTATTATTTGGGAATTTTTGGATTTGCACTTTTAGGCTTTGCAATTCGTGATTTACAAGTTTTTATTCCGCAAGTATTTAGCGGACTTTCTACTTTTATCTTTTTAGCTCAAATTTATATTTTTAAAGCAAAAACAACAAGAAGACAACTAATAAATTTCAGTTTTTTGTCTTTTGCATTAACAGTTTTTCTACTAATTTTACTACTTGGAATTTTCTTTGCAGCCAAAATTTCCTTAGGAAATCTTGCTTCTTATGCTAAATATCTTGGAATTTTTGCCGGATTTTGCGTAAATATTGCCTTTTTACCACAAACTTTGTTAGGTATTAAAAACAAAACAACTAAATTTATTCCACTTACTTTTTTGCTAAATTTATTTCTCCTAAACTTTGCTTGATTAATCTACTTTTTCTTGCAATTTGTTATTGAAAAAAATGACGTTTACCTTCCGTCATTCATTTTTCAAATCATTGGTTTCTTGATTTCGACAATCCAACTTGTTGCTTATTTTTATCAAATCAAACAACAGAAAAAACCATTTAAAATTAATTGAATTTAA
- a CDS encoding MSC_0624 family F1-like ATPase-associated membrane protein has protein sequence MNAVSAEAYSLNAKPAKKDKKNLARIFLRVVFILFLLGLSTAIFFDARRSFLNIVDIDQNAPISRVSSISLIFNPIDDEIREFIAPRVARSVFLLFFSIIFLFKGLKFFGLKNKTHKYIILSVYFFLSLVNLVVYFAWLTTDWSHILGISAQIFIYILLDYSLWLWLGRTDDKINYDYKKLFTFKHISLASAIVTSGTLFGIFASMVFSTPENSSVSTVTYDNPVANWIYTFITEVAKLTNSLILIAILMGVLVLALLYYSPQIYFYRQSFIRLKKYTPALSVLIFIAIGIFIYSVYITVYSISNFVQFLPFGNNIVPNYLPTIIGISIHVVLLILYFVLNLTRLKNKIKDYQLNTLPFIFILLSFIVSFVVSYLSYSVYETIWINSTQLVFFLTIYFALVRIKPEFPLWMKLMVSFFIILYTIFNFIYLLNIDIYTSTVSQVKPEDYQKDLVSVFYIDYSFYFLGILTLLLAIFVLTNLFIAIGKNTLILTTKNKSSQDQNQNVENEKIESS, from the coding sequence ATGAATGCGGTTAGTGCTGAGGCTTATAGTTTAAATGCAAAACCAGCTAAAAAAGACAAGAAGAATTTAGCGCGTATTTTTCTTCGCGTCGTTTTTATTCTATTTTTGCTTGGACTAAGCACGGCAATTTTCTTTGACGCCCGTCGATCATTCCTGAACATAGTAGATATTGACCAAAATGCCCCGATTTCAAGGGTTTCAAGTATTTCGCTAATTTTTAATCCTATTGATGATGAAATTCGCGAATTTATTGCTCCAAGAGTTGCAAGATCAGTTTTTTTGTTATTTTTTAGTATTATCTTTTTATTTAAAGGTTTAAAATTTTTTGGCCTTAAAAATAAGACGCATAAATACATAATTTTATCAGTCTATTTTTTCCTTTCATTAGTCAATCTAGTTGTTTATTTTGCTTGACTAACAACAGATTGGAGTCATATTCTTGGCATTTCTGCCCAAATTTTTATTTATATTTTACTTGATTATTCCCTTTGACTTTGACTCGGGCGAACAGATGACAAAATTAACTATGACTATAAAAAGCTTTTTACTTTTAAGCATATAAGTTTAGCGTCTGCTATTGTTACATCAGGTACTTTATTTGGAATTTTTGCCTCAATGGTCTTTTCGACCCCTGAAAACTCATCAGTTTCGACCGTTACTTATGACAATCCAGTTGCAAATTGAATTTATACTTTTATCACAGAAGTTGCAAAACTAACTAATTCGTTAATTTTAATTGCAATTTTAATGGGAGTTTTAGTATTAGCTTTATTATATTATAGTCCGCAAATTTATTTTTACCGTCAAAGTTTTATTCGACTTAAAAAATATACGCCAGCGCTTTCGGTCTTAATTTTTATTGCTATTGGAATTTTTATATATAGTGTTTATATAACTGTTTATTCGATAAGTAATTTTGTTCAGTTTCTTCCTTTTGGAAATAATATTGTGCCCAATTATTTGCCGACAATAATTGGTATTTCGATTCATGTTGTTTTATTAATTCTTTATTTTGTTTTAAATCTTACTCGACTAAAAAATAAAATTAAAGATTATCAATTAAATACTCTTCCATTCATTTTTATTCTACTATCTTTTATTGTGAGCTTTGTTGTCTCATATTTAAGTTATTCAGTTTATGAAACAATTTGAATAAACTCAACTCAGCTAGTATTTTTCCTTACCATTTATTTTGCTCTAGTTAGAATTAAACCCGAATTTCCGCTTTGGATGAAATTAATGGTAAGTTTTTTCATTATTTTATACACAATTTTTAATTTCATTTATTTATTGAATATTGATATTTATACATCAACCGTTTCGCAAGTTAAGCCAGAAGACTACCAAAAAGATTTAGTATCAGTTTTTTATATTGACTATAGTTTCTATTTTCTTGGGATTTTAACTCTTTTACTAGCAATTTTTGTTTTAACAAATTTATTTATTGCAATTGGTAAAAATACTTTAATTCTAACAACAAAAAACAAATCATCTCAAGATCAAAATCAAAATGTTGAAAATGAAAAAATAGAATCATCTTAG
- a CDS encoding MSC_0622 family F1-like ATPase gamma subunit, producing the protein MNINEKKEKRDNFIKIYDLVSLNRNISLIQINLLLRTIRNVYEFFLIGQFLLAQFSPQRSFSAKLSLLTKKAFARQNINLWIYPSSNEKYTQNFFDQIEAKILENYTEKDFIVPLGVRAINFAKKNNMKIITSFENLDNSFENSVKIGQVIEYGLKTRQFSSVKMAVYSNKIPNFIATIFPLNQFEFKMETTQETIDKFKANLDKVRFFPNFEEFYQTQIQTYFATSVQVLLLESQFIVYKNKLIHENTLLKEIEEKILRLKTTILKIERELEIEELNLIKSKPKGIF; encoded by the coding sequence ATGAACATAAATGAAAAAAAGGAAAAAAGAGACAATTTTATCAAAATTTATGATTTAGTTTCACTAAATCGGAATATTTCTCTAATCCAAATTAACCTTCTTTTAAGAACAATAAGAAATGTTTATGAATTTTTCTTAATTGGACAGTTTTTACTTGCCCAATTTAGTCCACAAAGATCATTTAGTGCAAAATTATCACTACTGACAAAAAAAGCTTTTGCCCGCCAAAATATTAATCTTTGAATTTATCCTTCATCAAATGAAAAATATACCCAAAACTTTTTTGATCAAATTGAAGCTAAAATTTTAGAAAATTATACTGAAAAAGATTTTATTGTTCCTCTCGGTGTTCGGGCAATTAATTTTGCAAAGAAAAACAATATGAAAATCATAACTAGCTTTGAAAATTTAGACAATTCCTTTGAAAATTCAGTAAAAATTGGTCAAGTTATTGAATATGGACTTAAAACTCGTCAGTTTTCATCAGTAAAAATGGCCGTTTATTCAAATAAAATCCCTAATTTTATTGCAACAATTTTCCCTTTAAACCAATTTGAATTTAAAATGGAAACAACTCAAGAAACAATCGACAAATTCAAAGCTAACCTTGATAAAGTCCGTTTTTTCCCTAATTTTGAGGAATTTTACCAAACCCAAATTCAAACATATTTTGCCACATCAGTGCAAGTTTTACTACTTGAGTCACAATTTATCGTCTATAAAAATAAGCTTATTCACGAAAATACCCTTTTAAAGGAAATTGAGGAGAAAATTTTACGTCTTAAGACAACAATTTTAAAAATTGAACGTGAGCTAGAAATTGAGGAACTAAACTTGATTAAGAGCAAACCGAAAGGAATTTTTTAA
- a CDS encoding Cof-type HAD-IIB family hydrolase — MVKKLIFSDIDGTLYCGDFSVDKETIDFLKNNKDNFTLILNTGNPLGSRILQTAKLLEIRYVLTSNGALFSDLKEDKHTLIHGPISQKSQEFVFKIAKDLDMQLNFWTSQKYFSFNFKEQNYSYFNYPLLDPENEVFFTDSPQKDVIKLELIGSSQTLEKAYKLLEEDGDLEGVLINNISIEIGKKGTNKGSAVEFVAKSFGIDVQKTMTIGDSPNDISMLEKTNFSYAMANGYEIVKKTAKLNTSACDQQGLVYAIKDFLYRTKFD; from the coding sequence ATGGTTAAAAAATTAATATTTAGTGATATTGACGGAACTCTTTATTGCGGTGATTTTTCCGTTGATAAGGAAACAATTGATTTTCTAAAAAATAATAAAGATAACTTTACCTTAATTTTAAATACAGGTAATCCTTTGGGCTCAAGAATTTTGCAAACAGCAAAACTCTTAGAAATTCGCTACGTTTTAACATCTAATGGTGCTTTATTTAGTGATTTAAAAGAGGACAAACATACTTTAATTCACGGGCCAATTTCACAAAAATCACAAGAGTTTGTTTTTAAAATTGCTAAAGATTTAGATATGCAACTAAATTTTTGAACAAGTCAAAAATATTTTAGCTTTAATTTTAAAGAGCAAAATTATTCCTATTTTAACTACCCACTTTTGGATCCTGAAAATGAGGTATTTTTTACTGATAGCCCACAAAAAGATGTAATAAAATTAGAATTAATTGGCTCCAGCCAAACTTTAGAAAAGGCTTATAAATTATTAGAAGAAGATGGCGATCTTGAAGGCGTTTTAATTAATAATATAAGTATTGAAATTGGTAAAAAAGGGACAAATAAAGGAAGTGCTGTTGAATTTGTAGCAAAAAGTTTTGGAATTGATGTCCAAAAAACAATGACAATTGGCGATAGTCCTAATGATATTTCAATGCTTGAAAAAACTAATTTTTCTTATGCAATGGCAAATGGCTATGAAATTGTTAAAAAAACAGCAAAACTCAACACAAGTGCTTGCGATCAACAAGGGCTAGTTTATGCAATTAAAGACTTTTTATATCGAACAAAATTTGATTAA
- a CDS encoding MSC_0619 family F1-like ATPase alpha subunit, translating into MSLRVASVLDYVILVKGQYNWKEQQFFQIKNKPEIKAVVIQASYMQAYLLFNNQKGKVEINDELVELPDFDRVATSMEFFGKIIDLSGNIIEPKSVRPQTFLTYRHSAFATAAGVLQRQLLDRQVYTGILSIDLFNPIGFGQRELIVGDRQTGKTHIGINTIINQKNSPTTKCIYVSIGQKRQNLVSLYHDLLKNGAMNNTIVLHAASTSPFDQYLAPYFAMAHAENLSYNYDVVIVFDDLSKHASVWREVALLTNQPIGKEAFPADIFFAHSKLLERSGRFIGRKSITALPILQTVDNDITALVSSNVISITDGQIITSSALFAEGKIPAVNIGLSVSRTGSSVQAKNIRAISKEISSLYYNYQKQIKLAKLDYDLNKETSDLLFKGSQVEQFLVQKGYSYYSPTSVLMGIKIISWGLLKDVADPTKVVNFVQALIETDPFAKQIFAKYTNNEFIDDQLAGSYFATVVNQFLEKTTNTQL; encoded by the coding sequence ATGTCATTACGTGTCGCTTCAGTTTTAGACTATGTTATTTTAGTTAAAGGACAATACAACTGAAAAGAACAGCAATTTTTTCAAATCAAAAATAAACCCGAAATCAAAGCGGTAGTAATTCAAGCCTCATATATGCAAGCTTATTTACTTTTTAACAACCAAAAAGGTAAAGTTGAAATTAATGACGAACTTGTTGAGCTACCTGATTTTGATCGCGTGGCCACTTCAATGGAATTTTTTGGGAAAATTATCGATCTTTCTGGTAACATAATTGAACCAAAATCAGTCAGACCACAAACTTTTTTAACTTATCGTCACTCAGCTTTTGCAACTGCCGCCGGTGTTTTACAACGTCAATTGCTTGATCGTCAAGTTTATACCGGAATTTTGTCAATCGATCTTTTTAACCCAATTGGATTTGGACAGCGTGAACTTATTGTTGGTGATCGTCAAACTGGGAAAACACATATTGGAATTAACACAATTATTAATCAGAAGAATTCGCCAACAACAAAATGTATTTATGTCTCAATTGGTCAAAAACGGCAAAATTTAGTCTCTTTATACCATGATCTCTTAAAAAATGGGGCAATGAATAACACAATCGTTCTTCATGCAGCTTCAACAAGTCCTTTTGATCAATATTTAGCCCCTTATTTTGCAATGGCACATGCTGAAAATCTTAGTTATAATTACGATGTTGTTATTGTTTTTGATGATCTTTCTAAACATGCGAGTGTTTGGCGTGAGGTAGCGCTTTTAACTAATCAGCCAATTGGAAAAGAAGCTTTTCCGGCCGATATTTTCTTTGCCCACTCAAAACTTTTAGAGCGTTCCGGTCGTTTTATTGGGCGAAAATCAATTACAGCCTTGCCAATTCTTCAAACAGTTGACAACGATATTACCGCTCTTGTTTCTTCAAATGTAATTTCAATCACTGACGGTCAAATTATTACTTCTTCAGCGCTTTTTGCCGAAGGTAAAATTCCTGCAGTAAATATTGGACTTAGTGTTTCGCGGACAGGTTCATCAGTTCAAGCAAAAAATATTCGCGCAATTTCCAAAGAAATTTCATCATTATATTACAACTACCAAAAGCAAATTAAATTGGCAAAATTAGATTATGATCTTAATAAAGAAACTTCAGATTTACTCTTTAAAGGATCACAAGTTGAGCAGTTTTTAGTTCAAAAAGGTTATTCTTATTATTCACCAACAAGTGTTTTAATGGGAATAAAAATAATTTCTTGAGGTCTTTTAAAAGATGTTGCTGATCCTACAAAAGTCGTGAATTTTGTTCAGGCCTTAATTGAAACTGATCCATTTGCCAAACAAATTTTTGCCAAATACACAAATAATGAATTTATTGACGATCAGCTTGCTGGTTCATATTTTGCAACAGTAGTTAACCAATTTTTGGAAAAAACAACAAATACTCAACTCTAA
- a CDS encoding diadenylate cyclase produces the protein MDLDIVVLIISALTLVLGLFFAVFFIYNHIKTLHKNKVNRSFVDLGISTQRKIVYELYFAVKYLSKNKVGAIITLQRNILLDSLRTDGVKIDSLINSSLLIAIFQKSSPLHDGAVIIVDDRILYASTYFSVSESTLEDRYGARHRAALGISEVSDSITVVVSEQSGEVVIVRDANFFKVTNLETFTEVLTKELNSSQTNTAKK, from the coding sequence ATGGACTTAGATATTGTTGTTTTGATAATTTCAGCATTAACCCTAGTTTTAGGTCTTTTTTTTGCAGTTTTTTTTATTTACAACCATATAAAAACACTGCATAAAAACAAGGTGAATCGTAGTTTTGTTGATTTAGGCATATCTACACAAAGAAAAATAGTTTATGAACTTTATTTTGCAGTTAAATATTTGTCAAAAAATAAAGTCGGTGCAATTATCACTTTGCAACGCAACATTCTTCTTGATAGCCTCCGTACTGACGGGGTAAAAATTGATTCTTTAATAAATTCCTCGCTTTTAATCGCTATTTTCCAAAAAAGTTCGCCATTGCATGATGGGGCAGTTATTATTGTTGATGACCGAATTTTGTATGCCTCTACATATTTTTCGGTTTCTGAATCAACACTTGAAGACCGATATGGCGCCCGACACCGGGCTGCTTTAGGTATTTCTGAGGTTTCTGATTCAATAACAGTTGTTGTTTCAGAACAAAGTGGTGAGGTTGTGATTGTTCGTGATGCAAATTTTTTTAAGGTTACAAATCTTGAAACTTTTACTGAAGTTTTAACAAAAGAACTAAATTCAAGTCAAACAAATACTGCTAAAAAATAA
- a CDS encoding MSC_0621 family F1-like ATPase epsilon subunit, giving the protein MESQLWNFRILTPENKTINFKDCKIYINIEQEKYFAPLEPFIVSNLDFSLIKIEISSGVFYFFAHKSLLFSLENSASIRLYDDLIFYKTDKKEYYIQKKSNQKSKNTLLHKLQMQANLELSSNLELYNNYMLAKQENEQNRLMQLFFLVQTEVNHV; this is encoded by the coding sequence ATGGAATCACAACTTTGAAATTTCCGAATTTTGACCCCTGAAAATAAAACTATAAATTTTAAAGATTGCAAAATATATATTAACATTGAACAGGAAAAATATTTTGCACCACTTGAGCCATTTATTGTCTCAAATCTTGATTTTTCGCTCATAAAAATCGAAATTTCTTCCGGGGTTTTTTATTTTTTTGCCCACAAATCATTACTTTTTTCCTTAGAAAATAGCGCTTCTATTCGTCTTTATGATGATTTGATTTTTTATAAAACTGATAAAAAAGAATATTATATTCAGAAAAAATCAAATCAAAAAAGCAAAAACACACTTTTGCACAAATTGCAAATGCAAGCAAATTTAGAGCTTAGCTCAAATTTAGAATTGTATAATAATTATATGCTTGCTAAACAAGAAAATGAACAAAACCGTTTGATGCAACTGTTTTTTTTAGTTCAAACCGAGGTGAATCATGTCTAA
- a CDS encoding MSC_0620 family F1-like ATPase-associated subunit produces the protein MSKKLKNKLVFAPILSVFSISSLFFLSSASTFSPAVVEFQQTAPAPASPSQPPANPPANPGQNAGGQASAGTSEKKAEPITEEELRQNKAYWEAQKESLIDQFIDKVDEDIKIKLADIASKTRDNLEEKLQQSFFWIQLRDYFKRNREGLKKNPSEFGLNIISPFAFANNLKLKRGDVSFDKENYQGLEWGTNNDDNYEKINNVKTSKVTEVPNTLKGKDFENRIKTYFQGLTSQYKQYLFKEEEFPVYKKNFNLDKFSERSDTEENLLLASKPIGKEGITSWNDWIKNYFEKQSLLLDFTLNQLPNPSSSQSAQEQINFAIKKITNQNPPDVAEKPEFEVRIAPDLPPIIAPQYAAMTPQQVVQLYNSASAEEKNNIFFFLNPLNSRFKYFIESVSLDPAGNKINAKVKIVDFVNQVRDPADKSKAEKVYDTPHYTDFPEGATPAQKQAITTNLYNSNLGVTAVIDQFFSTLNIQDQFSFDQIRYYSPGSQTTIYNFFYLLTKVFYNQDFLDAQKKLAQDYINSSNSTVFSASQFQFLSYLKKSEIDNNKAWSHYYLIYFLNLIVLQDKFFQYLAKPNAVDKAAAEQKEKQFDENLKKLNLTREDINRYFAQAHEKVALFHNESNKISSNLVNQFVAMTKLGRQINLLNQILGHVAYFDEKPQANQGSSSINSSQQNSDPIQNFSALIEQFNSEQQSQWLANNLAYLIVGTLSVILVSIAVISRLLVYKKNQLKKVENNSENQEQGEK, from the coding sequence ATGTCTAAAAAATTAAAAAATAAACTAGTTTTTGCGCCTATTTTATCAGTCTTTTCAATTTCATCTTTATTTTTTCTTTCATCAGCTTCAACTTTTAGTCCTGCTGTTGTTGAATTTCAACAAACTGCCCCTGCTCCTGCAAGTCCAAGTCAGCCTCCTGCAAATCCGCCAGCAAATCCTGGACAAAATGCTGGCGGCCAAGCCTCTGCAGGTACAAGTGAAAAAAAGGCTGAACCAATTACTGAAGAAGAACTAAGGCAAAATAAAGCATACTGAGAAGCCCAAAAAGAATCATTAATTGATCAATTTATTGATAAAGTTGACGAAGATATTAAAATTAAACTTGCTGATATTGCTTCAAAAACTCGTGATAATCTTGAAGAAAAACTACAGCAAAGTTTTTTCTGAATTCAACTTCGTGATTATTTCAAGCGAAACCGTGAAGGCCTAAAAAAGAATCCAAGTGAATTTGGCCTTAATATTATTAGTCCTTTTGCTTTTGCCAATAATCTAAAACTAAAACGTGGTGATGTTAGCTTTGACAAAGAAAACTACCAAGGTCTTGAATGAGGAACTAACAATGATGATAATTATGAAAAAATAAATAATGTTAAAACCTCAAAAGTAACAGAAGTCCCAAACACGCTCAAAGGAAAAGATTTTGAAAATCGAATTAAGACTTATTTTCAAGGACTTACATCCCAATATAAACAATATCTTTTTAAAGAAGAAGAATTTCCTGTTTATAAAAAGAATTTTAACCTTGACAAATTTTCTGAAAGATCTGATACTGAAGAAAACCTTTTGTTAGCAAGCAAGCCAATTGGCAAAGAAGGAATAACTTCTTGAAATGACTGAATTAAAAACTACTTTGAAAAACAGTCACTTTTACTTGATTTTACTTTAAATCAGCTGCCAAATCCAAGTTCATCTCAATCAGCCCAGGAACAAATTAATTTTGCAATTAAAAAAATTACTAACCAGAATCCACCTGATGTGGCCGAAAAACCTGAATTTGAAGTGCGAATTGCCCCTGATTTGCCGCCAATTATTGCTCCTCAGTATGCAGCTATGACGCCTCAACAAGTAGTTCAACTCTATAATTCAGCATCAGCAGAAGAAAAAAACAACATTTTTTTCTTCTTAAATCCGTTAAATTCACGTTTTAAATATTTTATTGAATCAGTTTCGCTTGATCCGGCTGGAAATAAAATTAATGCAAAAGTAAAAATTGTTGACTTTGTTAATCAAGTTCGTGATCCAGCTGACAAGTCAAAAGCCGAAAAAGTCTATGATACTCCCCATTATACTGATTTCCCTGAGGGCGCAACTCCGGCTCAAAAACAAGCAATAACAACAAATTTATACAATTCAAATTTAGGTGTAACTGCTGTAATTGACCAGTTTTTCTCAACATTGAATATTCAAGACCAGTTTAGTTTTGACCAAATTCGTTATTATTCTCCAGGTTCACAGACAACAATTTATAATTTCTTTTATTTATTAACTAAAGTTTTTTATAACCAAGATTTTCTTGATGCTCAGAAAAAATTGGCCCAAGATTATATAAATTCTTCTAATTCAACAGTTTTTTCGGCTTCACAATTTCAGTTTTTATCTTACCTAAAAAAATCAGAAATTGACAATAATAAAGCTTGATCTCATTATTATTTAATTTATTTTTTAAACCTAATTGTTCTTCAAGATAAATTTTTCCAATATTTGGCAAAGCCAAATGCAGTTGACAAGGCAGCAGCCGAGCAAAAAGAAAAACAATTTGACGAAAATCTCAAAAAGTTGAATTTAACTCGCGAAGATATTAACCGTTATTTTGCCCAGGCACACGAAAAAGTTGCCCTTTTTCATAATGAGTCTAACAAAATAAGCTCAAATTTAGTTAATCAATTTGTGGCAATGACTAAACTAGGACGCCAAATCAATCTTTTAAACCAAATATTAGGTCATGTTGCTTATTTTGACGAAAAACCTCAGGCAAATCAAGGATCTTCTTCAATAAATAGCTCTCAACAAAACTCTGATCCAATTCAGAATTTTTCAGCACTTATTGAACAATTCAACAGTGAACAGCAAAGTCAATGGTTAGCAAATAATCTTGCTTATTTAATAGTCGGGACACTTTCAGTAATTTTAGTCTCAATTGCTGTAATTTCAAGATTGTTAGTTTATAAAAAAAATCAACTAAAAAAAGTTGAAAATAATTCTGAAAATCAAGAACAAGGAGAAAAATAA